A part of Mycolicibacterium sp. TUM20985 genomic DNA contains:
- a CDS encoding DUF3761 domain-containing protein, translating into MLRLLVASALIPAAMLLSQSVAMADPPACPVTDPPVINRCGWDPTPPPPPSPAPPPPGVSVAMCQDGSISFTQQPSYRGTCAENGGVAKWVAG; encoded by the coding sequence GTGCTTCGACTTCTCGTGGCGAGCGCGTTGATCCCCGCAGCCATGCTGTTGAGCCAGTCGGTGGCGATGGCGGACCCTCCGGCCTGCCCGGTGACCGACCCGCCCGTCATCAACCGATGCGGCTGGGACCCGACACCCCCACCGCCTCCATCCCCCGCACCGCCGCCGCCTGGCGTGAGCGTGGCCATGTGCCAAGACGGTTCGATCTCGTTCACTCAACAACCGAGTTACCGGGGCACGTGCGCGGAGAACGGCGGGGTCGCCAAGTGGGTGGCGGGATAG
- the ligD gene encoding non-homologous end-joining DNA ligase — translation MASPATEVDVDGVAVRLTSPDKVFFPELGAGGTKRALLDFYLAVAPPMLAVLRDRPTHLQRFPDGIEGEEVYQKRVPAKHPDYLETCQVTFPSGRTADALKVTHASAIAWAVQMGTVTFHPWQVRCPDAEHPDELRIDLDPQPGTGFTDAREIAVEVLKPVLDELGIVGYPKTSGGRGVHVFIRIAPEWDFIAVRRAGIALAREVERRAPDRVTTSWWKEERGQRLFIDYNQNARDRTFASAYSARRTPIATVSTPLSWKELATADPDDYTIVTVPKLVAGRDDPWADIEKVAHSIEPLLEMAAADEKRGLFDLPYPPSYPKMPGEPPRVQPSKKVAAHWDAKGNPIAD, via the coding sequence ATGGCAAGTCCGGCAACCGAAGTCGACGTCGACGGCGTGGCCGTCCGCTTGACGAGCCCCGACAAGGTGTTCTTCCCCGAGCTGGGCGCAGGCGGGACCAAGCGCGCCCTCCTCGACTTCTATCTCGCGGTCGCTCCGCCCATGCTCGCGGTGCTGCGGGACCGACCCACCCATCTGCAACGGTTCCCCGACGGTATCGAAGGCGAGGAGGTCTACCAAAAGCGCGTTCCCGCAAAGCATCCCGACTATCTCGAGACCTGCCAGGTGACCTTCCCGTCGGGTCGGACCGCAGATGCCCTCAAGGTGACGCATGCGTCGGCCATCGCCTGGGCCGTGCAGATGGGCACCGTCACGTTCCATCCATGGCAGGTGCGCTGCCCCGACGCCGAACATCCCGACGAACTGCGCATCGACCTGGATCCCCAGCCGGGCACCGGATTCACCGACGCGCGGGAGATCGCCGTCGAGGTGCTCAAGCCCGTGCTCGACGAACTGGGCATCGTGGGCTACCCGAAGACGTCGGGCGGCCGCGGCGTACACGTCTTCATCCGGATCGCACCGGAGTGGGACTTCATCGCCGTCCGCAGGGCGGGTATCGCGCTCGCCCGGGAAGTCGAGCGGCGGGCGCCGGACCGGGTGACGACGTCGTGGTGGAAAGAAGAAAGGGGGCAGCGGTTGTTCATCGACTACAACCAGAACGCGCGGGACCGCACCTTCGCCTCAGCGTACTCGGCCAGGCGCACGCCGATCGCCACCGTGTCCACCCCACTGTCGTGGAAGGAGCTGGCGACGGCCGACCCCGACGACTACACGATCGTCACGGTACCGAAACTCGTTGCCGGCCGCGATGATCCGTGGGCCGACATAGAGAAGGTGGCGCACTCCATCGAGCCGCTTCTGGAGATGGCCGCCGCCGACGAGAAGCGCGGGCTCTTCGATCTGCCCTATCCGCCGAGCTACCCCAAGATGCCGGGCGAGCCGCCGCGCGTACAGCCGAGCAAGAAGGTCGCCGCGCATTGGGACGCCAAGGGCAACCCGATCGCGGACTAG
- a CDS encoding ATP-dependent DNA ligase, with protein sequence MQLPVMPPVSPMLAKSVPEIPPDASYEPKWDGFRSIFFKDGDDVQFGSRNERPLTRYFPELVDAVAAELPDRCVVDGEIVIATDHGLDFDALQLRMHPAASRVRMLAEKTPASFIAFDLLALGDDDYTGRPFAERRAALVATLADSGPGVHVTPATTELATARRWFDEFEGAGLDGVVAKPLTGTYQPNKRVMFKIKHQRTADCVVAGYRVHKSGEHAVGSLLLGLYRDDGALASVGVIGAFPMARRLELFTELEPLVTGFDEHPWNWAAHAGDQRRYGGGSRWNAGKDLSFVPLRPERVVEVRYEHMEGERFRHMAQFNRWRPDREPRSCTYEQLDVPVTFHLGDIVPGLGRT encoded by the coding sequence ATGCAGCTGCCCGTGATGCCACCGGTCTCGCCGATGCTGGCCAAGTCGGTTCCGGAGATTCCCCCCGACGCGTCGTACGAGCCGAAGTGGGACGGGTTCCGGTCGATCTTCTTCAAGGACGGTGACGACGTCCAGTTCGGCAGCCGCAACGAACGGCCGCTCACCCGCTACTTTCCCGAACTGGTCGACGCCGTGGCGGCCGAACTTCCCGACCGCTGCGTCGTCGACGGGGAGATCGTCATCGCGACTGACCACGGTCTGGACTTCGACGCATTGCAGCTGCGCATGCATCCCGCCGCGTCGCGGGTGCGGATGCTCGCCGAGAAGACGCCGGCCTCCTTCATCGCCTTCGACCTGCTCGCCCTCGGGGACGACGACTACACCGGGCGACCGTTCGCCGAGCGACGGGCGGCGCTCGTCGCAACGCTGGCGGACTCGGGCCCAGGTGTGCACGTCACGCCGGCGACCACCGAGCTGGCGACCGCTCGACGCTGGTTCGACGAGTTCGAGGGAGCGGGTCTCGACGGTGTCGTCGCCAAACCGCTGACGGGCACGTATCAACCGAACAAGCGCGTGATGTTCAAGATCAAGCATCAACGGACCGCCGACTGTGTCGTCGCCGGGTACCGCGTGCACAAGTCCGGGGAGCATGCGGTCGGTTCGCTTCTGCTCGGGCTGTACCGAGACGACGGCGCCCTGGCGTCGGTCGGCGTCATCGGCGCGTTTCCGATGGCGCGGCGGCTCGAACTCTTCACCGAATTAGAGCCACTGGTAACGGGTTTCGACGAACATCCGTGGAACTGGGCCGCACACGCCGGGGACCAACGGCGGTACGGCGGCGGGTCGCGATGGAACGCGGGAAAGGATTTGTCCTTCGTACCGTTGCGCCCCGAACGCGTGGTTGAGGTCCGCTACGAGCACATGGAAGGCGAAAGGTTCCGCCACATGGCCCAATTCAACCGTTGGCGACCCGACCGCGAGCCACGCTCGTGCACCTACGAACAGCTCGATGTTCCGGTCACCTTCCACCTGGGCGACATCGTGCCCGGCCTCGGACGTACCTGA
- a CDS encoding NAD(P)H-dependent amine dehydrogenase family protein, whose protein sequence is MPNTTPYRVVQWTTGNVGKSSVAAIARNPSLELVGCYAWSPDKVGRDVGELAGIAPMGVTATDDVAALLALKPDCVVYNPMWIDVDELVTILSAGVNVVATASFITGHNQGDGREKIAAACERGGSTMFGSGISPGYVNQLSIVAAGICDRVDKITVDEAADTTFYDSPATEKPVGFGQPIDNPDLQAMTASGTGVFGEAVRMVADALGIELDEVRCDAEYAETTEDLDLGSWTIPAGCVAGVYASWQGIVGGKSVVEINVRWRKGQTLVPDWKIEQDGWVIEVAGRPTVTMKVGFLPPPDFEATTLEEFMVLGHIMTATPPLNAIPAVVAAAPGIVTYNDLPLILPRGVVPVG, encoded by the coding sequence GTGCCAAACACCACTCCCTACCGTGTCGTCCAGTGGACGACGGGCAACGTCGGCAAGAGTTCCGTCGCCGCGATTGCACGCAATCCGTCCCTCGAACTCGTCGGGTGCTACGCCTGGTCACCCGACAAGGTGGGCCGTGACGTCGGCGAACTCGCGGGCATCGCGCCGATGGGCGTCACCGCGACCGACGATGTCGCCGCGCTCCTCGCGCTCAAGCCCGACTGCGTGGTCTACAACCCGATGTGGATCGACGTCGACGAGTTGGTGACGATCCTCTCCGCCGGGGTCAACGTCGTCGCCACCGCGTCCTTCATCACCGGGCACAACCAGGGCGACGGCCGGGAGAAGATCGCCGCCGCCTGCGAGCGGGGCGGCTCGACGATGTTCGGCTCCGGCATTAGCCCCGGGTACGTCAACCAGCTGTCGATCGTGGCAGCGGGAATCTGCGACCGCGTGGACAAGATCACCGTCGACGAAGCCGCTGACACCACCTTCTACGACTCTCCGGCGACGGAGAAGCCGGTCGGCTTCGGTCAGCCCATCGACAATCCCGATCTGCAGGCGATGACCGCCTCCGGCACCGGCGTGTTCGGTGAGGCGGTGCGCATGGTCGCCGACGCGCTCGGCATCGAACTCGACGAGGTCCGCTGCGACGCCGAGTACGCGGAGACCACCGAAGACCTCGACCTCGGCTCGTGGACGATCCCGGCGGGCTGCGTGGCCGGTGTGTACGCCAGCTGGCAGGGCATCGTCGGCGGCAAGTCGGTCGTGGAGATCAACGTCCGGTGGCGCAAGGGACAGACGCTGGTGCCCGATTGGAAGATCGAACAGGACGGCTGGGTCATCGAGGTGGCTGGACGCCCAACGGTGACGATGAAGGTCGGCTTCCTGCCGCCACCGGACTTCGAGGCCACCACGCTGGAGGAGTTCATGGTGCTGGGCCACATCATGACCGCCACTCCCCCGCTCAATGCGATCCCCGCGGTGGTCGCCGCCGCGCCGGGCATCGTGACGTACAACGACCTGCCGCTCATCCTGCCGCGAGGCGTGGTGCCGGTCGGTTGA
- a CDS encoding ATP-dependent DNA ligase encodes MEPMGLPVHPPVEPMLAKAVTTVPDDPGVWSYEPKWDGFRALVFRDGDDVVLQSRSGKELGRYFPELVDALRHELAPRCVLDGEVVVPREIDGRTRLDWESLSQRIHPAESRITMLAEQTPAHFIGFDALANADRSLLKEPFRVRREALLELVDEKSWCHVTRTTEDPELGAQWLTTFEGAGLDGVIAKRLDGHYLPGKREMMKIKHKRDADCVAIGYRVHKSGEGVGSILLGLYREDGELQMIGGAASFSVKDRLKLLADLEPLREGDQVNDGEPSRWNSAADKRWIPVRPERVAEVAYDQMEGNAVHGAGLPATSGHGRRFRHAVKFVRWRPDRDPSSCTFAQLDVPLNYDLSDVLER; translated from the coding sequence ATGGAACCCATGGGACTACCCGTGCACCCGCCCGTCGAGCCCATGTTGGCCAAGGCGGTGACCACGGTCCCCGACGACCCGGGGGTCTGGTCCTACGAGCCGAAGTGGGACGGCTTCCGGGCGCTGGTGTTCCGCGACGGCGACGACGTCGTGCTGCAGTCGCGCAGCGGTAAGGAGCTGGGGCGCTACTTTCCCGAGCTCGTCGACGCGCTGCGACACGAGCTGGCACCACGCTGCGTGCTCGACGGCGAGGTGGTCGTGCCCCGCGAAATCGATGGGCGCACCCGGCTGGACTGGGAGTCGTTGAGCCAACGCATCCATCCCGCGGAGAGTCGAATCACGATGCTCGCCGAGCAGACCCCCGCCCACTTCATCGGCTTCGACGCGCTGGCCAATGCCGACCGGTCACTGCTGAAGGAACCCTTCCGCGTGCGACGGGAGGCGCTGCTCGAGCTCGTCGACGAGAAGTCGTGGTGCCACGTCACCCGCACCACCGAGGATCCTGAGTTGGGGGCCCAATGGTTGACCACGTTCGAGGGTGCCGGACTCGACGGGGTGATCGCCAAGCGGCTCGACGGGCACTATCTCCCCGGCAAGCGCGAGATGATGAAGATCAAGCACAAGCGTGACGCCGACTGCGTGGCGATCGGCTACCGCGTGCACAAGAGCGGCGAGGGAGTCGGCTCGATTCTGCTCGGTCTGTACCGGGAAGATGGTGAGCTCCAGATGATTGGTGGCGCAGCCTCGTTCAGCGTGAAGGACCGGCTCAAACTGCTCGCCGATCTCGAACCTCTGCGCGAGGGCGACCAGGTCAACGACGGTGAGCCGAGCCGTTGGAACTCCGCGGCCGACAAGCGGTGGATCCCGGTGCGCCCGGAGAGAGTCGCCGAGGTGGCGTACGACCAGATGGAGGGGAACGCCGTGCACGGAGCCGGGCTGCCGGCGACATCAGGCCACGGTCGACGCTTCCGGCATGCTGTCAAGTTCGTCCGGTGGCGACCCGACCGGGACCCGTCGAGCTGCACCTTCGCTCAGCTCGACGTGCCATTGAACTACGACCTGTCCGACGTATTGGAGCGCTAG